The genomic window CCGGATCGGCGGGTTACTTGCTGATTGCGGCGGACGACGCCGTGATCGCGACGGACTTTCGTTACTACGAACAAAGCGCGCAACAGTCGCCGGACTTCCGGCTGCACAAGACCATCGGCGGCTTCGACGGTTGGGTGCCGCCGCTGCTGGAGGGTCTCGGCGGCAAGAAGATCGCGTTCGAAGCGGGGGACATGACGGTGGCCACGCACCAGGCGTTCAAGAAAGCGCTCGGGTCGCTGCCGGAGGGCGACCGGCCGCAGTTGGCGCCGACGCCGAACCTGGTCGAATCCCTGCGCATCTTCAAAGAGCCCGAGGAGGTCGTCGCGCTGCAGCGGGCGGTGGACCTGGGCGATGCGGCGTTCACGGACGTCGCGCAGCGCGTCGAACCGGGGTGGACGGAGAAGCAGGTCGCGTGGGAGATCGAGAAATATATCCGTGAGCACGGCGGCGATGCCCTGTCGTTCGACACGATCGTGGCGGGCGGTCCGTGGGGCGCGATGCCGCACGCGTACCCGCGCGACCGCAAGCTCGAAGCCGGCGAGGGCGTGGTCATCGACATGGGCTGCGACGTCGACGGGTACATGTCGGACCTGACGCGCACGATCTTCCTGGGGAAGCCGGACGATCAGTTCAAGAAGATCTACGACATCGTCCTGACGGCGCAACTCACGGCTGAGGAGATGGTGAAGCCTGGCATGACCGGCGAGGAGTGCCACATGATCGCGCACAACGTCATCGAAGCGGCGGGATACGGCGAGACGTTCGGGCACGGGCTTGGCCACGGGATCGGGCTGCAGGTACACGAAGCGCCGCGCGTCGCGAGGACATCGAACGACGAGTTGAAGGACAACATGGTGTTCACGATCGAGCCGGGGATCTACGTGACCGGCTGGGGCGGCGTGCGCATCGAAGACATGGTGGTGCTGGAGAACGGCAAGGCACGCGTGATGAGCCGCGCGCCGAAGCTGCAGTTCGTGGGCTGAGCGGAGGAGTACCGGGCACAGATGATCTCAACGGGCGACATGAAGCGCGGCGCGACTATCGAGCTGGATGGACGCGTCTACCAGGTGATGGAGTTCTCGCACATCAAGACGGGGCGCGGCTCGGCGCAGATGCGGATGAAGCTGCGCGACGTGCGCCGCGGCGACACGATCGAGAAGACGTTCCAGGCGGGCGAGAAGTGGCCGCGCGTGCGCGTCGAGCGGGTAGCGATGCAGCTCAGCTACGTCGACGGCGAGATGTACTACTTCATGAACACGGAGACGTACGACCAGGTGCCGCTGACGCTGGACCAGGTCGGCGACGCGCGCTTCTACCTGGCCGAGAACGGCACTTGCGACGTGCTGTTCTTGGGCGACGAGGCGATCGGCATCGAGTTGCCGGCATCGGTGGTATTGCAGGTCGCGGAGTGCGAGCCGGGCGTGAAGGGCGACACCGCGACGGGCGCGACGAAGCCGGCGAAGATGTCGACGGGGCTCGTGGTGAACGTGCCGCTGTTCGTGAACGAAGGCGACAAGATCAGGGTCAACACCGGCACGGGCGACTACCAGGAGCGCGCCTAGCGCGGGAAGCGGGAAGCGACTTGCCCGCCGCCAACTATCGTCTGCCGGATCTCGCTAGCGTCAGCGCGCTGCCGACCGAGAGCGCGCCCAGCACCGCGAGCACGACTGCGAGCCAGTACCACCACGTATCGGTATCGCCGGGGCCTGCGCCGGCGTTCGGCGCGCCGACGGCTTGCGGCGCGGCGCCGCCTGTCGATGACGGCAACCCATCGCCAGGAGCGCCGATCGGGATCACTTCGATGGGCGTCGGCGTGGCGGCGCCTCCCGGCGTCGCCGTGGCAACCGGGGTCTGCGGCGTAGTCGTGCTCTGCGGCGTCCTCGTGGCGGTGCGAGTTGGCGTGCCAGCGGACTGCGCCGTGTTCGTGGCGGTGGGCGCTGCCGCGGCAGCCACGACTACGGCGCCCGCCATCCCCTGCCCCTGTGCGGTGCCATGGAAGGTGCAGTAGTACGCGAACGAACCGGCGGTGTCGAACGTGCGCGCGAAGGTGCCCGTAAGCAGGTCCGCGCTGGCGAACGAGGCGTCGTTCGCGGTCACGTTGTGGGGGGACTGACCCACAAATGTCCACTCGACTTCATCGCCAACCTGAATGTTGACCATGGACGGATTGAAGACGAAGTCCTGTACGTCCACCGAAACGGTGGCGGCGTGGGCGCCGGGCGCCGCGACGAAGATGGTCGCGGCGGCAACGAGGAGGGTTGCGCCGATTGTGAACAAGGTCCGCATGCCGATCTCTTCCTGAGGCTTCGCCCGCCGGGGTCCTTAACGTGAGGGATACGATGCTACGGAGCGGCCGGATTGCTGGCCGCTTCGGCGCATCGATACAATGCGCCGATTCCAGTGAGTGACCGAGGAGGCTCCGTGCGCGTACGCAAGGCCGTCGTCCTGGCAGCGGGCTACGGCACCAGGATGCTTCCGGCGACGAAGGCACAGCCGAAGGAGTCACTCCCGCTCGTCGACAAGCCTATTATCCAGTACACGGTCGAAGAAGCCGCCGCCGCGGGCCTGACGCAGGTGATCATCGTCACAGCGGCGAGCAAGCGCGCGGTCGAGGACCACTTCGACCGGTCGCTCGAACTGGAATTGACGCTGACGGAGAAGGGCGACGTCGTCCGGCTCGCCGAGATCCAGCGGATCAGCGACCTGGCGCACATCGTCTACGTGCGGCAGAAGGAGCAGCGCGGCATCGGACACGCGGTGCTGCAAGCGCGCGACGTCGTGGGGGATGAGCCGTTCATGCTGATGTTTCCCGACGACGTGCTCGTGGCCGAGGTGCCCGTCGCGAAGCAGATGGTCGACGTATTCGAGGAGCGTGGCGGGTCGGTGATCGCCGTGCAGCATGTGGCCGACGCCGACGTGGAGAACTACGGCATCGTGGGGGGTGAAGACGTCGGCGGGAACGTCATGCGCGTGAGGTCGCTCGTCGAAAAGCCGAAGCTGAGCGATGCGCCTTCGCGGTTGGGCATCGTCGGGCGTTACGTGCTGACGCCGGAGATCTTCGATGTGCTGGCGGAGACGCGGCCAGGGATGAATCGCGAGATCCAGATCACGGACGCGCTGGCAACCCTGATGGAGACGCAGCCGGTGTTCGCCTACGAATTCGAAGGACGGCGCTACGACACCGGACGTCCGCTGGGCCTGCTCACAGCCGCCATCGAGATCGGCCTTCGGCGCGCGGACATCGGCCCGGAGCTGCGCGAGTACCTCCGCGCGCTGCCGCTCGAAGACTAGCCGTGTCATCACCGCCGCCGGCCCGCCGTATCGGCCGGATCCTGTCGTTGGGGGTGCCGCTGCCGGGGACGCGCGTCGACAACTACAACTTTCTGAGCGCACCGTCATTCTTCGACTACGACGCCATGGTCGTCGACGTGCGCGCGTTGACGCACCTGATTGAGAACGTCGTCGACGGATCGCTGGAACCGGAGACCTTTGCGCATCAGCGTGTCTGCAATCGGGCTGGCTCATCGGACGAAGTGATGCTCGCGGACGTGCTGGCGCGCCGCCGGGACGAGACGCAGCGAGTCCTGGCGAACGGCGGCGTGGTGGTGGTGTACGCACAGCCGCCGGTGGTGCTGCGGGGCATCGACGGGGCGGATGCTCTTTCGAGCTACTGGTGGCTGCCGGCGGCGGAAGGCGTGCGCTACGACGAGCACGTCGTGGCGGCGGAGGGCACGCAGGCGCAGATCGTCGATTATCAGCATCCGCTGGCGCCAGCCGTGCTCGGGCAACTCGCGAACATCGCCTACCGCGCCCGTGTGGAGGTCGACGACATAGCGTTCTTCGCGACGCGCGGGAAGGTATTCGCACGGAGCTATGGCGGCGGGGCGATCGGCGTCGAGATGCCGGCGGCGCAGGGGCGCATCGTGCTGATCCCGGCGATCAAGGCGCCGCCGGGCGGTGATGCGCGTTACGCCTACTCCGAAGTGATGCAAGCAGGCATACGACGGATGCTCGGCGTGATGGCGGAGGGGCGCCAGCCGTCGTGGTTGTCACAGCACGCATTGCCCGGGCTCGACGAGCGCGCGGCTGCGGTGGCAGCGGCGAGGACGCAGCTCGCGACGTCGGCGAAGGCGTTGGGCGCCGCGGAGGCATCGCTCGACGAACTGGCGCGCTACGGGGCGCTGCTCTGGCAGGAAGGCGCGCTCGGGCTGGAGCCGGTGGTGATCGACGCGCTGAAAATGCTCGGCTTCACGGTCTACGACTCGAACTCGGAGGAGATCGAGATCAAGCACGGCGATGAGTCTGCGCTCATCGAGATCGACGCGAGCGACGGTGCCGTAGGCATGGCAGCGCACTACCGGCTGCGCCAGCGCATCGAGCGGGCAATCGAGCGACGCGGCGCGGCGCCGCGCGGGTTGCTGCTGATCAACGGGCATCGGCTGAAGCCGCCGGCGGAGCGAGCGCAGCAGGCCTCGGACGCATTGCGCCTGGCGGCGGAGACCATGCGGTACTGCATCGCGCCGACGGCGGCGCTGTTCGAAGCCGTGCGCGCGCAGATGTCGGGCGAGGACGCGTCTGTTGAAGCGTTCCGCGCTGCGCTGTTCAGGACGGATGGCGTGTTGGAGACGCCGGCCAGTACGTAGCTCGCGCTTGCCCGGCGATACGGCGGTGCCTACCCTACAGCCGCACGCAGTCCGTGCATCCTCGAAAGACCAGGGAAGGACAGGGCTATGTCATCGAAGTGGGCACTCGTGCTCGGCGCGTCGAGCGGCTTTGGCGCGGCGACCTCGCGCGCGCTGGCGAAGGCCGGCTACGGCGTGTTCGGCGTACACTTCGACCTGCGCTCGACGCTTCCGAACGCCGTGAAGGTGCAGGACGACGTGAAAGCCGCCGGACAAGAGGCGGTCTTCTTCAACATCAACGCCGCCGATCCAGACAAGCGCGCTGCGGCGCTCGACGATGTGCGCGCGAAGCTCGGCGGTGACGGCTACGTACACGTCCTGTTGCACTCGCTGGCATTCGGCACGCTGCTGCCGTTCGTCGATGACGAACCGAAGTCGCGGATCAGCCAAAAGCAGATGGACATGACGCTCGACGTGATGGCTCATTCGCTCGTGTACTGGTCGCAAGACATGGCGGTGCGCCGGCTGCTCGGTCAGAACAGCCGCATCTTCGCGATGACGAGTTCAGGTTCGACGCGCGTGATCAAGGCGTACGGCGCGGTCTCGGCGGCGAAGGCGGCGCTCGAGTCGCACATCCGGCAACTGGCGTTCGAACTGGCGCCGATGGGCGTGACGGCGAACGCGATCCGCGCCGGCGTCACCGACACGCCGGCGTTGCGTCGCATTCCCGGCGGGCCGGAGTTGCACCAGCGGGCCATGGAGCGCAATCCCAGCGGCCGCGCGACGACGCCGGAAGACGTCGCGACGGCGATCACCGTGCTTGCGGACGAGCGGTTGTACTGGATGACCGGCAACGTGATCGGCGTCGATGGCGGCGAGGAGCTGTCGGCGTAACGCCGACTACGCAAGATCGTCGATGCCGGGCATCTTCCC from Dehalococcoidia bacterium includes these protein-coding regions:
- a CDS encoding Xaa-Pro peptidase family protein; translation: MKTRVERLRGALTRHELDAALISNGQNRRYLSGFTGSAGYLLIAADDAVIATDFRYYEQSAQQSPDFRLHKTIGGFDGWVPPLLEGLGGKKIAFEAGDMTVATHQAFKKALGSLPEGDRPQLAPTPNLVESLRIFKEPEEVVALQRAVDLGDAAFTDVAQRVEPGWTEKQVAWEIEKYIREHGGDALSFDTIVAGGPWGAMPHAYPRDRKLEAGEGVVIDMGCDVDGYMSDLTRTIFLGKPDDQFKKIYDIVLTAQLTAEEMVKPGMTGEECHMIAHNVIEAAGYGETFGHGLGHGIGLQVHEAPRVARTSNDELKDNMVFTIEPGIYVTGWGGVRIEDMVVLENGKARVMSRAPKLQFVG
- the efp gene encoding elongation factor P; this encodes MISTGDMKRGATIELDGRVYQVMEFSHIKTGRGSAQMRMKLRDVRRGDTIEKTFQAGEKWPRVRVERVAMQLSYVDGEMYYFMNTETYDQVPLTLDQVGDARFYLAENGTCDVLFLGDEAIGIELPASVVLQVAECEPGVKGDTATGATKPAKMSTGLVVNVPLFVNEGDKIRVNTGTGDYQERA
- a CDS encoding plastocyanin/azurin family copper-binding protein, which codes for MRTLFTIGATLLVAAATIFVAAPGAHAATVSVDVQDFVFNPSMVNIQVGDEVEWTFVGQSPHNVTANDASFASADLLTGTFARTFDTAGSFAYYCTFHGTAQGQGMAGAVVVAAAAAPTATNTAQSAGTPTRTATRTPQSTTTPQTPVATATPGGAATPTPIEVIPIGAPGDGLPSSTGGAAPQAVGAPNAGAGPGDTDTWWYWLAVVLAVLGALSVGSALTLARSGRR
- the galU gene encoding UTP--glucose-1-phosphate uridylyltransferase GalU encodes the protein MRVRKAVVLAAGYGTRMLPATKAQPKESLPLVDKPIIQYTVEEAAAAGLTQVIIVTAASKRAVEDHFDRSLELELTLTEKGDVVRLAEIQRISDLAHIVYVRQKEQRGIGHAVLQARDVVGDEPFMLMFPDDVLVAEVPVAKQMVDVFEERGGSVIAVQHVADADVENYGIVGGEDVGGNVMRVRSLVEKPKLSDAPSRLGIVGRYVLTPEIFDVLAETRPGMNREIQITDALATLMETQPVFAYEFEGRRYDTGRPLGLLTAAIEIGLRRADIGPELREYLRALPLED
- a CDS encoding SDR family oxidoreductase, which encodes MSSKWALVLGASSGFGAATSRALAKAGYGVFGVHFDLRSTLPNAVKVQDDVKAAGQEAVFFNINAADPDKRAAALDDVRAKLGGDGYVHVLLHSLAFGTLLPFVDDEPKSRISQKQMDMTLDVMAHSLVYWSQDMAVRRLLGQNSRIFAMTSSGSTRVIKAYGAVSAAKAALESHIRQLAFELAPMGVTANAIRAGVTDTPALRRIPGGPELHQRAMERNPSGRATTPEDVATAITVLADERLYWMTGNVIGVDGGEELSA